Proteins found in one Streptococcus iniae genomic segment:
- a CDS encoding VOC family protein yields the protein MNRVNIICLGVRNMEKSVSFYRDGLGFETKEKENHPAIVFFNNGGSKLELFPLSDLSLDFGAQLPLLPEKHFNGMTLAYNTKSQKEVVSVIEMARKAGATILKEPSDVFWGGFHAYFADLDYYVWEVCWNPTMPFDDNDMVIV from the coding sequence ATGAATCGGGTCAATATTATTTGTCTAGGTGTAAGAAATATGGAAAAATCCGTCTCATTTTACCGAGATGGTTTAGGCTTTGAAACGAAAGAAAAAGAAAACCATCCAGCAATTGTATTCTTTAATAATGGTGGTTCAAAATTGGAATTGTTTCCTCTTTCTGACTTGTCTTTAGATTTTGGAGCTCAATTACCTCTTTTACCAGAAAAACACTTTAACGGTATGACTTTGGCATATAATACTAAAAGTCAAAAGGAAGTTGTCTCAGTTATTGAAATGGCCCGAAAGGCTGGTGCTACAATTTTAAAAGAGCCCAGTGACGTGTTTTGGGGAGGATTCCATGCCTATTTTGCTGATCTTGACTATTACGTTTGGGAAGTCTGTTGGAATCCGACGATGCCTTTTGATGACAATGATATGGTGATTGTATGA